cagtaccacacgaggctccgtccccacacagtaccacacgaggctccgtccccacacagtaccacacgaggctccgtccccacacagtaccacacgaggctccgtccccacacagtaccacacgaggctccgtccccacacagtaccacacgaggctccgtccccacacagtaccacacgaggctccgtccccacacagtaccacacgaggctccgtccccacacagtaccacacgaggctccgtccccacacagtaccacacgaggctccgtccccacacagtaccacacgaggctccgtccccacacagtaccacacgaggctccgtccccacacagtaccacacgcagcacttcctttctatgtaattcaaccacttcagccaaggtaaatgtacatttaattgcataatcaccagcagcgttaattagatatcaatgagcgtgctgagcgttagctggctggaaacggcTAGTACTAAATAAAGCCCAACCAACCATTTCAATGCCCTACCAAGGTGTAAAAGTAAACTGTCAACTTAGTGCCCTACCAAAGTGTAAAGTAAAGCATGCCTGACCAACTCCTTACACTGCCAATGTCTTTGGTAAACTATGCCCGACCAATTCAACTaccacctgtttatttatttttttttccatgaacgcacatgaacttttttgttcagaatagtcctttttttcagacataaaaaaaaCTTTCCACTAAATAAATTCATCAATTGacctttttttccaaaaatgtttcATATTTTCTTATAAGGGTAAGTCGACgctagtttttttttttggcagcaaaacctgatctcttggcaggaaagaagctgcagaaaaaaagcatgttttccttgcgTTTTTGCGGCGTTTTGGATGCGTTTTTGCAGCGCctgttttttactgccaagagatcaggttttggctgcagagaaAAAACCACGTGTGATCATAGCCTAATGGTATAGTCTTTCCCATGTATTAGTAACTGTGTGTATCAGTATGGAAACGCTGTTATAGACCTTGTCATGTTTTCTTTTTGGCTCCTTGGCAGAATGGAGATTAGATATGTTTTAACATGCTGTACCAGACAGTGACTCATGTGTCTGAGATTGGCGGAGATGCTGGGGGTAGCTGTTCGAATATGGAATGTACAGTTATAGCAGATGTTCAGATTGGTTACTAGTGTAAATGAGAACATTGTTTTTCTTAATATTTTACTTGCCCTCAAGAGTGTGTGACAGATGATTGGGGGTTAAAGATATTGAGAATATGCATAATTTTAATAATGGAAAGAGGGGAAAAATGTGAATTGAATATCGCTAATGCTAATTTGATTGTTCGGTGGGGTGAAATATACTTGACAGCAGGTGCCATGGTCTTTCGTGAGGTTCTTCCCTTTCTCCTGGGATACTGTTGACCTCAAATCCACAGAATGGCTGTAATGTCAGTAAAGGTCTTTGTAAGCATAGGATCTCAAGTGATTTTTGAGCAAAATACTTTTATGAGAATATCTATTTACATATCACCCGATACTAATGCGATAATCTTATAATTTCTTCATCAGCGTTGTGCAATCTCACGTGGACAGTGTGGCATCGGCACGTTCCAGCAGCATGGAAACAGAAGGCAGTGAGACTGACAGCTCTTCAGACTCCGAAAGCGACAGCGGCTCAAGTGAAAGTGAAGTGCCGCCGCCGCCACCACTGCGCAGATCCCCTAGTCcagtggtaatttttttttttgggacaattACTTTGTACTTCTCACTAAAGCAATTGTCAGATGAAGACAAACTCTTTTTAAAAGATTGCTGCATATGtatctatatgtatcatgtgcttacTCTGTGAGAGCAGACTAATGAATCCTTTGTGAGCACCgcaatgtgatttgcatacttcgggCTATATTCTAATAATTATGCGTGGTCTAACTAACGTGTGTGGCCTCAATCCGTTCCTATGCATTGAGTTACGTCGAGCACGTTGTAGTCAGCTCGTGAATGCATGTATACAAATCGCATAGACTGCCTGTTCTCGCTAGCTACACCGGAGAATACGGATAGCGTGCACAGTAAGGATTCATTAATatgcagtcacatagtgactgcCGACTTTTACTAGAAGataggacatcccctttaataaatTAGGCACACGATACAAGTAACAAAAAAAATGGTCCCAGAAGCCCTCATACACCTGGGTTCACAGACAAACTTAAAATGATATGGTAATGTTGGGGGGAaaaagttagtttttttttttttttttgtccttaagGTCTAAAACAAATGGCCTTCCTGAGAAATTATGTAGATTCAAAACAGAAACCGATTATTTTTTTAAAGTGATACTAATTTGTTCTTACTCTATTGCAGCACGACACTTCATCTACTGGCATTTGGCAGTTGGGGAACTTTCTGGTCAAACCTGCACCTCTAGCTGAGAACCATAATAATGTTGCAGATGATGAAGAACAAGAAAGCCATTGGGGGAGTAAAGAACATGACTGTCTTTCACCTCTTCCCCATGAATCTCCAAAGATTGAGCCTCAACACAAAGCTGCTCTTTGGACTTCTCAGGAAGACATCCAGAACAAGCCCAGCTTTCCAAATTCCCCCATAGCCAATGAAACTGTTCCTCCTAGGCAGACTGTTGGCATAAAACATCCCAGAAGGCCTGTGAAGTCTTCATTTCAAGAGGAGCCAAAGGGTGGTCTTACTGTGGAAAGTGAACCCGCTCCATACAGGCCAAGAGACCAGCCCTCCAAAGAAAAGCCAACTGTGAAAACGAAAATGAAAACCAAATCAAATGAACGCAAGGAATCAAATACAACCATTGCACATCCAAATGAGAAAAAGCACAGGAGTtcccaccacagtagtagcaccaaAAAGTGTCCAAATACCCAAGCAGACAAACCTCAAAGTGCCCCATCCCACCTCCAATCTCCTCCTAGTCAAAAGGTACACATTGAGGGCAAAACCAACCACCGGACTAAGACCGCTCATCCTGCTGTTGTTGTGCGTGAGGACTGTCATAGGGACAAAGTGTTATTACCCATAGGGGAGAACAGATTGCTGCCACCGAAGAAGAGCACTCATAAACCTATAGCGCTTCTTGTCAAAATAGAATTGTCAATGCTTTCTAGGATCCCAGGAGCAGCGAGTAAATTAAGTGAGACCAAAAGTAAAAAGGTGAGCAGTCACCACAAGGAGAGGCCGGAGAAGACTCACAGTCACAGCAAAGAGCACACCAAGAGAAAGGTAATGGTCTCATGTACCACCGTGCCTACTGAAAAGTGGAAAACGGGATGACTGCATTTTACCTGAAATGGATGCATTTGGTTCATATACTTTTTTTTGTTCAGGCATATGGGCATTGTTTTAacgtgtcagcaggattttgcttttttaatctgagagcagcataatgtagggacagagaaccTGATTCCGGGTAAGTGTCACTTGTTCAGCAGCTTCCTGTAGTttaaatacaatcagtgttttattatcaggagattatcactgcaggactaagggtaccgtcacactgaaacgacgctgcagcgatacgacaatgatgtcgatcgctgcagcgtcgctggagagctgtcacacagacagctctccagcgaccaacgatcccgaagtcccctggtaaccagggtaaacattgggttactaagcgcagggccacgcttagtaacccgatgtttaccctggttaccagcgtaaacgtaaaaaaacaaacactacatacttaccttccgtgtctgtcctccggcgctgtgctttcctctgcactgtcagcgccggtcagccgtaaagcagagcggtgacgtcaccgctgtgctttccggctgaccggcgctcacagccagtgcagagaagcagagcgccggaggacagacacagaaggtaagtatgtagtgtttgtttttttacgtttacgctggtaaccagggtaaacatcgggttacgaagtgcggctctgcgcttagtaacccgatgtttaccctggttaccagtgaagacatcgctgaatcggcatcacacacgccgattcagcgatgtcagcgggagatccagcgactaaataaagtttcaaacgatctgctacgacgtacgattctcagcggggtccctgatcgcagtagcgtgtcagacacagcgagatcgtaaggatatcgctggaacgtcatggatcgtgccgttctagcgatcaaagtgccactgtgtgacggtaccctaagtgttgtATGCAAGTCAGTCcaactaatctgtgtaaccccgccccatcactgattggcaacttCCTGTGTACACTGCCAATCGGGGGCGGGGTTATTAACAGCTCAGCATTTTGACCACTCCTacgtctacagcagagaaaacatggATCGtttcaaaactacaccaagcagtccgGTCAGTGACATATCCCTGGATTCCTGTTTTCTTACatcctgctgctctcagattacataacaaaaacctgctgacagaatccCACTAAGAGCAAGGAAgtatagggtatgttcacacgtcacATTTTTGCTGCAAAAAATGCAGCTTTTTACTGTCCCAGATTCTGAAATCTCgtgcacatgctgcttttttttgtgcagatttgaagCTGTTTCTAATCTGCAGTGTGTCAATTCTTTCATAAGATTGGACATCAAAACTGGATCAGTGGGGTCTCTTAGCACCCGCCACATTGATCTGCTGTTATGAGGACCGCTGCGCTAAAACTATGAATTAGACTCCCTTAATGTTCTCTAGGCACATCTCTATACTGACTAGTGGTGGTCCTGGCACTGCAGCTTTTCATCTTATCATAGTATATTGGTTTTCCAAGTGCTATCAAAGGTCTGCAGCTGTGGCtggtaaaaaaaagaagaaaaaaaaagtgaaggaGAAAAATTCCAGCTTCTTCAAGTATCTGATGGGCATAGGTGCTGAGAGCTggagtcagtgtgtgtgtgtgtgtgtaccgtacATATAATATGCGTTAATTTAGGGCTAAAAACTAGATTTTTGCACAGTTTGCAATCTATAGCCTTGTGTTCCATTGTATATCACTGGCTGCAGAAATGAGTCAACAGTCTATCCGTCAGTGAGCTTGGTCTGACGAGAGATTTAGAACTCTACTCTTCCTTCCTCTGAGCTCCTCTCCGCCAATTTATAACCACATTAAACTTTGCGGCCATATATCAGCTGAGACCAGCCCAGACAAAGGAAGATAAGCGTCATAAATTTTCCTCACAAAACCAATTCCCTGAAGAATGTTGTGAATTTTTCCCACTTGTTTCTCATGGTCGTAGTAGCTTCCAATGTGCACTGCAACTCCGATTGATGACCATTCTGCCAGTGTCGCCATGTAGGCCCAGCCATAGGGCATGCTACCAACTTAGACTGCTCAGCAATAAGCATTGATTTTtgatgttgtatttttttttttttagtattgtcTTAGCTCACAATGTTTTACAATTTTGTTTTTCCCAGTTGGAAAACCATGAGAAAAATggaacacacaaaaaaataaagctGTCAAATGATTCCACTGCCCACAACGAATCGTCCATGAAAAGGTGAGCGTAGTACTGTAACACCTCATTCACTTTACGCTCTAAATGATAAGGCGCTAGGAGTTTGTATAGCAAGCTGTCACATTGACACAGAATCTCACAATTTCCCAATGTTGTGAggatttcctcctggttctccagaTTCCTGCCAAAGACTGCTAGGAGaatttttagattgtgagccccaatggggacagcgatggtggctctaaagcgctgtggaattggaGTAAAAATAAATACATGCTATCCCCAAAGCATAATATTGGAAATGGTAGCCTATTGATCTAAAATAATTGTCTTCTCTAATTGGAAATGAAACAAAATGCAAGATCATTTGCAATCTGTAACTTCCACAGGTTACCTAAACCCTCTTCTGAGGAGATCCATAAGGACCATCGACAGCAGAAAACCTCTTCTCCCACACGTCACGCACATAAGAAACCTGAGAAAGTGGCACAGAAAAGGCGACCCAGCGAGAGCAGCACTTGCAGCCAGCAGTCCACCACCAGCAGCAGTAAAAGTACCAAAAAGCCCTCAAGTCCCAAACAAAGGAAGGTGGAGGAAAAGAATGTGGAAAGTTCAAAAAGCAGCAAGGTATGCCTAATGGCGCCAATCGCTGGGACTTTGCAGCAGCAAATAATATCTGGTAAATGACGCTGATGTTGGCAAGTGTTAGCATACATAGGCATGAGAAATGCTGCATCCCTCTGGTGCCTCAGGATTGGTTGGCAGCAGTCTAATCCCCCCATTGCCCcccgagaatcctgtgagccacaccccttgGTGAACAACAATTCCAGTGAGAATAAAATAAGtgcaaaactggccacttttgacttggtgacaggtcctctgTAATCTAGATTGCCAACTGTGCGGTCTGCACTGCTTTCCAAACTGCCCATCTTCGCTCCCTTAATttaatatctatatatttattgCATTTCTACAGCTTTCATAAAACAATTGCTGCTCTTTTAGTCAAACATACTCTTTTTACATCTGTACAAATGGATCATTAACAGATTGACCTTAAAGTTAGGATTAGTGGCATGATTGTGACGACTTCTGGTGGATGTCACCGATTAAAAGCAGAAAAAGAGCAATGCTAAAATGAAGTAGTTTTGACCTAAGGGGCACAATTTTGTCACACAATAATAAGTCAAAAGAAagcaggaaaaataaaataataataaagaacaaGCCAATTCCAGTCCAATTATCCAAGATAAGATAAGATATAAAAGTAACTGTAAAAGGAAAGAGAAAATAACCAAACGTTCCTCTTAATTTTTCATATTCAGCAGACCCTTGAATTGCATACAGATTTCATATGCTCAATACTTGCTTCCAGAGTGCTGATGTGATTCATTGGTTTGAATAGCCTGCATTTTGGTGGGAGTCTGGGTTCAGAGACCCCAGAGTTGTGCACAACTTGCCATATAGGAGCCAATGCTTTCTACTGAATCTATACTTTCATGTATGCTCAGAAAGATGCTGTGCGCACCTGACTATTAATCTACGCACTTCTTGGGACCCAGACTCCCACTGACATGAAAAATCAAGAAGAAAGATTATTTGTTTTTGAAAAAGTGATATTGAAACGCATactgttttatacatttttctcggatatcgacaaaacaaaaccaaaaaactgaATACAAGAATTGCGTAAAATTAAACCCCACCTATTATAAAGCAAAATTAAAAAATGGTTTCAACTTAACGAGAAACATTTTAGATTTCTTAAAACCACATGtacaaaaaacgaaatttgaaattGGACCTGGTCATGATTGGAGGAGTGGGGTGCTTAATGGCCTAGTCTGGAACAGATTAATGGGAGCCTGTCACCTGATTGTTGCTGCCCACATCGCgggcagtatgaatcagagccAGTGTAccagagcaattttttttttttcaatcttgcTGGGGAGCATAGCTGAGAGCAGACTGGTCCGGCTATCGGATGCTGAAGGCCTCACCACCTGTTAATCTCATTTTGTGTAGAGACTAATATTGTTGGCCAGTTTCCCTAA
This region of Ranitomeya imitator isolate aRanImi1 chromosome 1, aRanImi1.pri, whole genome shotgun sequence genomic DNA includes:
- the AFF1 gene encoding AF4/FMR2 family member 1 isoform X5, with product MFTETFTNEAHCVEDILKEMTHSWPPPLTGIHTPSTAAFPNKDSQHVPSVKVNQRHYDNFSKVFPSPHKGSSSMLEDDLQISDSENSDEEEEEITEKPLSSAPSSVVQSHVDSVASARSSSMETEGSETDSSSDSESDSGSSESEVPPPPPLRRSPSPVHDTSSTGIWQLGNFLVKPAPLAENHNNVADDEEQESHWGSKEHDCLSPLPHESPKIEPQHKAALWTSQEDIQNKPSFPNSPIANETVPPRQTVGIKHPRRPVKSSFQEEPKGGLTVESEPAPYRPRDQPSKEKPTVKTKMKTKSNERKESNTTIAHPNEKKHRSSHHSSSTKKCPNTQADKPQSAPSHLQSPPSQKVHIEGKTNHRTKTAHPAVVVREDCHRDKVLLPIGENRLLPPKKSTHKPIALLVKIELSMLSRIPGAASKLSETKSKKVSSHHKERPEKTHSHSKEHTKRKLENHEKNGTHKKIKLSNDSTAHNESSMKRLPKPSSEEIHKDHRQQKTSSPTRHAHKKPEKVAQKRRPSESSTCSQQSTTSSSKSTKKPSSPKQRKVEEKNVESSKSSKGSAENNTNPFPVPSLPNGNAKPTRPQLKFEEKLHSPEYYMKEAKKLKHKADAMSDKIGKSFNYLDAAMFFIECGIAMEADVQAPKSAYTMFAETVDLIKFIMKLKNFSDSLAPAHEKSFAVLCMRCQSVLYMAMFRYKKDTALKYSRTLGEHFKSSSRAAQAPSPCVARSTGTPSPMSPTPSPASSGGSQPGSIASNSGGQNPSVGIPQMIHQIASSYVNITSYFLYAYDIWEQADMLAKKNKDFFADLGAMVCPLALNSSMTELVHYTRQGLQWLRLESSMT